From Streptomyces sp. SAI-135:
TCGAGACGTTGAAGTTCATGACTCTCAGCAGTTGATCCACGTGTGTCCTCGTCAGTCCTGTCGCGCCATCGTGCGGCGAGGCGCCGCACATCATGACGTCGAACGGGACGTGGCTGGATCGACCGCGGCCCCCAACTTTCTTTTCAGGCGTGTCAGAAGACGGCCCAGACGTCGCACCGGACGTTACCGCCCGCCCAACCGCTCCAACCGCCAGCCCGGCGCACCTACGCGGTCAGCCTGCGGCCGTCCCAGGATGCGGTCGCCGCAGTCTTAACGTTCCGGTGCACCTGTGAGCTTCACTCAAAGCGGTCGACCCCGTCGGCCGCTGGAGTCCGGCCTGCGGACCTCCCGGCTTGCGGGGCGCTCAGCTCGCCAGGCCGTGCCGGTATGCGTAGACGACCGCCTGGACGCGGTCGCGAAGGTTCAACTTGGTGAGGATGCGGGAGACGAACGTCTTCACCGTCTCCTGGCTGATGACCAGGGCGGCGGCGATCTCGCTGTTGGACAGGCCGTCCGAGATCAGCCGCAGCACCTCCAACTCGCGCGGGGTGAGCGGGATGTCGGTGGGGGCGCCGTGGGCGGGGCGGATGCGGGCCGCGTACCGGCCGACGAGCTGGCGGGTGACGTCGGGGTCCAGCAGCGCCGCCCCCATGGCCACCGTGCGGATTCCGTGCAGCAGGCGGTCGGGCGGGGCGTCCTTGAGCAGGAAGCCGCTCGCTCCGGCGCGCAGTGCCTCGTAGACGTACTCGTCCAGGTTGAACGTGGTGATCACGAGGACCTTGACGGGGTGGGCGACCCCGGCCCCCGCCAGCAGGCGAGTGGCTTCGAGGCCGTCGAGGATTGGCATGCGGATATCCATGACCACGACGTCCGGCGTGAGTTCGCGCGCGAGTTCGACGCCGGTCTGCCCGTCGCCGCACTCGCCGACCACCTCCATGTCGGGCTGTGCGTCGATGATGGTGACCAGGCCCATGCGGATGAGCGCCTGGTCGTCGCAGACGAGGACCCGGGTCGGTGCGGTCCCGGACGGTGA
This genomic window contains:
- a CDS encoding response regulator transcription factor, yielding MSTSSPSGTAPTRVLVCDDQALIRMGLVTIIDAQPDMEVVGECGDGQTGVELARELTPDVVVMDIRMPILDGLEATRLLAGAGVAHPVKVLVITTFNLDEYVYEALRAGASGFLLKDAPPDRLLHGIRTVAMGAALLDPDVTRQLVGRYAARIRPAHGAPTDIPLTPRELEVLRLISDGLSNSEIAAALVISQETVKTFVSRILTKLNLRDRVQAVVYAYRHGLAS